Proteins found in one Helicobacter sp. NHP19-003 genomic segment:
- a CDS encoding tetratricopeptide repeat protein, translating into MKQKLFKTMVAGLCYFLGGCGESENENVSVDQYLPKAEQAYRDKDYKVALKYFNKAVGLGDAHAYGGLGVLYHNGYGVRKDYSKALDYFAKAAQMGDAGAVQNIGCMYYWGLGVDPDRARAREYFKKSRQMGLRVMGLCDTDAQMFPKVQQMQIKQTF; encoded by the coding sequence ATGAAACAAAAGTTATTCAAAACAATGGTTGCAGGTTTATGTTATTTTCTTGGAGGTTGTGGCGAAAGTGAAAATGAAAATGTCAGTGTGGATCAATACCTCCCCAAGGCCGAGCAAGCCTATAGGGACAAGGATTACAAAGTTGCGCTCAAGTATTTTAACAAGGCAGTGGGGCTGGGTGATGCCCACGCTTACGGCGGTTTAGGGGTGTTGTACCACAATGGGTATGGGGTGCGTAAAGATTACTCCAAGGCTTTAGACTACTTTGCCAAAGCCGCCCAAATGGGAGATGCGGGGGCTGTACAGAATATAGGGTGCATGTATTATTGGGGGCTGGGCGTGGACCCAGATCGCGCAAGGGCTAGGGAGTACTTTAAGAAAAGCAGGCAAATGGGGCTTAGGGTGATGGGTCTTTGCGACACAGATGCGCAAATGTTCCCCAAAGTGCAACAAATGCAAATCAAACAGACTTTTTAG
- a CDS encoding sialidase family protein, producing the protein MQFLAFVLALFGVIMLLKPTKPCINLVKSPTLTESKPLFSALSLPPPPVKSVHSASLTALDGHTMLAAYFGGSKEAQSDVNIWGNFYTDKEKQWSKAFKLLSAYDLSQQAQEFVKILGNPVLLTHRNRLYLFVVGASLGGWATSKIYVLSAPLSNPKALHYAQTLHLSPFLNISHLVRNAPTSTTDGGFILPIYHELANKSPVFLKFDKEAHLQFLVKTNYLKQQLQPSLVPYKNCAFAVFRSYKTTHFYTQSCLNFWHWQKPALSNLNNYDSANALFNANGVLYLIYNQALPNNPSARSALRLARFDAKSGAFVPLKILDTSLRGEVSYPSVLIFHNQIHVLYTKERKVIAHLVLNLSYLKSL; encoded by the coding sequence ATGCAATTTTTGGCTTTTGTCTTAGCCCTTTTTGGAGTGATCATGCTTTTAAAGCCCACAAAGCCCTGCATAAACTTAGTAAAATCCCCCACGCTCACGGAAAGCAAACCTCTTTTTAGTGCCCTAAGCTTGCCACCGCCGCCTGTTAAAAGTGTGCATTCAGCGAGTTTAACCGCTCTAGACGGCCACACAATGCTAGCCGCTTACTTTGGCGGGAGCAAGGAAGCCCAAAGCGATGTCAACATTTGGGGCAATTTTTACACGGACAAAGAGAAACAATGGAGCAAGGCGTTTAAGCTTTTATCTGCCTATGATTTAAGCCAACAAGCCCAAGAATTTGTAAAAATCCTAGGCAACCCCGTGCTTTTGACACATAGAAATCGACTTTATTTATTTGTGGTGGGGGCCAGTTTAGGTGGATGGGCGACTTCTAAAATCTATGTGTTGAGTGCCCCCTTAAGCAACCCCAAAGCCCTACACTACGCACAAACTCTGCACCTAAGCCCCTTTTTAAACATCAGCCATCTAGTGAGAAACGCCCCCACCTCGACTACAGATGGGGGCTTTATCCTCCCCATTTACCACGAATTAGCCAACAAATCCCCCGTGTTTTTAAAGTTTGACAAAGAAGCGCATTTGCAATTTTTAGTCAAGACCAACTACCTAAAACAACAATTACAACCTAGTCTTGTCCCGTATAAAAATTGCGCCTTTGCGGTTTTTAGAAGTTATAAAACCACGCATTTTTACACACAAAGCTGTTTAAACTTTTGGCATTGGCAAAAGCCCGCCCTCAGCAACCTCAACAATTACGACAGCGCAAACGCCCTGTTTAACGCCAATGGGGTGCTGTATCTCATTTATAACCAAGCCTTGCCAAACAATCCAAGTGCAAGAAGTGCCTTGCGTTTAGCCCGCTTTGATGCCAAAAGTGGGGCGTTTGTGCCTTTAAAGATTTTGGACACAAGCCTTAGGGGGGAGGTGAGCTACCCCTCTGTGTTGATCTTCCACAACCAAATCCATGTCCTTTACACCAAAGAGCGCAAGGTAATTGCACACTTGGTGTTGAATCTCTCGTACTTGAAGAGTCTGTAG
- a CDS encoding restriction endonuclease subunit S — MFSSPTLKEGRLERHRALFFIASMRKAFSSFSWGSASFKQSLLENIALKLPTHKDGAIAYDLMEHFIRALEKQQIERIKALWDQRLKACKDIIQAKI; from the coding sequence ATGTTTTCATCGCCCACCCTAAAAGAGGGCAGGCTAGAACGCCATAGAGCGTTATTTTTCATTGCAAGCATGCGTAAAGCCTTTAGCTCTTTTAGCTGGGGCAGCGCTTCTTTTAAACAATCCCTTTTAGAGAACATAGCCCTTAAACTCCCCACCCACAAAGATGGCGCAATCGCCTACGACTTAATGGAACACTTTATACGGGCTTTGGAGAAACAACAGATTGAGAGAATTAAGGCGTTGTGGGATCAAAGATTAAAGGCGTGTAAGGATATAATTCAAGCAAAAATTTAG
- a CDS encoding outer membrane protein codes for MRVGVKLWVVFMCVVLPLFAEKNGFFVGGGFVYNYFSHTLNFTIPIDGTHTLEPVADQSTSHSQQHSGALYGGEIVLGYKQFFGKPKLFGLRYFAFANGMGGGYNYLGFGRKGQNISATQNAATFFYGAGIDLLSNFFNRGDHSLGLFVGAMIGGQSWLLGKAYASDKSCQTQIPTQPKDCVSADAVWKNNASIASSMGNEAKFYEMPSFQVAVQGGFRAQLSKHQSFEVGVRFPFLEHTYYTEKDKNKWGIYGKGGKARIFLKRGIALFAHYFYTF; via the coding sequence ATGCGCGTTGGTGTTAAGCTGTGGGTGGTTTTTATGTGTGTGGTGCTGCCTTTATTTGCAGAAAAAAACGGGTTTTTTGTCGGTGGGGGGTTTGTCTATAACTACTTTAGCCATACCTTAAACTTCACCATCCCCATTGACGGCACACACACCTTAGAGCCTGTGGCTGACCAGAGCACTTCACACAGCCAGCAGCACAGCGGGGCGCTCTATGGGGGAGAGATTGTGCTGGGCTACAAGCAATTCTTTGGCAAGCCCAAACTTTTTGGTTTGCGTTACTTTGCCTTTGCCAATGGCATGGGTGGGGGGTATAACTATTTGGGTTTTGGGCGCAAAGGGCAGAACATCAGCGCCACGCAAAACGCCGCTACATTTTTCTATGGGGCGGGGATCGACTTGCTGTCTAATTTTTTCAATCGGGGCGATCACAGCTTGGGGCTGTTTGTGGGGGCGATGATCGGGGGGCAAAGCTGGCTTTTAGGCAAAGCTTACGCCAGCGATAAAAGTTGCCAAACCCAAATCCCCACACAGCCTAAAGATTGCGTCAGTGCGGACGCGGTGTGGAAAAACAACGCCTCGATCGCGAGTTCTATGGGCAATGAGGCTAAGTTTTATGAAATGCCTAGTTTTCAAGTGGCGGTGCAAGGAGGCTTTAGGGCGCAACTCTCTAAGCACCAAAGCTTTGAAGTGGGGGTGCGCTTCCCCTTTTTAGAACACACCTATTACACCGAGAAAGACAAAAACAAATGGGGCATTTATGGCAAAGGCGGCAAGGCGCGTATTTTTTTGAAACGGGGGATCGCCCTTTTTGCGCATTATTTTTACACTTTCTAG
- a CDS encoding carbon starvation CstA family protein, whose amino-acid sequence MEQLKALLWGLVAIVGAIALGMLALHKGESINTLWLVCAAVCIYSLGYRFYSHFVAYRVLCLNDNRATPACVINDGRDFVPTHKAITFGHHFAAIAGAGPLVGPILAAQMGYLPSILWILIGSVLGGCVHDFIVLFCSMRRNGRSLGEMIKDEMGSFVGWFAMLGTLGIMVIIIAILAMVVVKALAHSPWGLFTIACTIPIAIFMGLYMRFLRPKVLESSLIGFALLLLAIYYGKVVANDPTLASYFTLQASSLAWIIIAYGFVASILPVWFLLAPRDYLSTFLKIGVVLVLALALVFVAPPMHLPRLTHFIDGSGPVFAGALFPFLFITIACGTISGFHALISSGTTPKIIAKESHARLVGYGSMLMESVVALMALLMAGILHPGLYFAINAPQSALGTDIATAVQAINSWGFKITPQEITDITKHIGEQSILSRTGGAPTFAIGLSLLVYKVVGHPSVMAFWYHFAILFEALFILTAVDAGTRTARFMIQDILGHVYQPLGNTNSYAAGIVATLLAVGFWGYFLYQGTIDPKGGIYTLWPLFGVSNQMLAGMALLLGTTVLFKMGRFRHALVSAIPAFFILSITFYSGVLKVLPKGADPILNKVSHVATAQILSEKLAHATDPKQISLLKQAIFNHSIDAMLCVFFMLVAFFVLVASVRICVRAYKGQVQPPLAESAFVAVS is encoded by the coding sequence ATGGAACAATTAAAAGCTTTGCTGTGGGGGTTGGTGGCGATCGTGGGGGCAATTGCTTTAGGAATGCTAGCCCTGCATAAGGGCGAGAGCATCAACACGCTTTGGCTGGTGTGTGCGGCGGTGTGTATTTACAGCTTGGGGTACCGCTTTTACAGCCATTTTGTAGCGTATAGGGTCTTGTGCCTCAATGATAACCGCGCCACGCCCGCTTGTGTGATCAACGATGGACGCGACTTCGTCCCCACACACAAGGCGATCACCTTCGGGCACCACTTTGCCGCCATTGCGGGCGCAGGGCCTCTAGTGGGCCCCATTTTAGCCGCCCAAATGGGTTATTTGCCCTCAATTTTGTGGATTTTAATCGGCAGTGTGCTGGGCGGATGCGTGCATGACTTCATTGTGCTCTTTTGCTCCATGCGCCGCAATGGGCGTTCTTTGGGCGAAATGATTAAAGATGAAATGGGGTCTTTTGTGGGCTGGTTTGCCATGCTGGGGACTTTGGGGATCATGGTCATCATCATCGCCATTTTGGCCATGGTGGTGGTCAAAGCTTTAGCCCACTCGCCCTGGGGACTCTTTACGATCGCTTGCACGATCCCCATTGCCATTTTTATGGGGCTTTACATGCGTTTTTTACGCCCCAAAGTGCTCGAAAGCTCGCTCATCGGCTTTGCGCTCTTGCTCTTGGCGATTTATTATGGCAAGGTGGTGGCCAATGACCCCACTCTTGCCTCTTACTTCACCCTTCAGGCCAGCTCTTTGGCGTGGATCATCATCGCCTACGGCTTTGTCGCCTCCATCTTGCCCGTGTGGTTCTTGCTCGCACCCAGAGATTATTTAAGCACCTTTTTAAAAATCGGGGTGGTGCTGGTTTTGGCTTTAGCCCTTGTCTTTGTCGCCCCGCCCATGCACTTGCCTAGACTGACGCATTTTATCGATGGGAGTGGGCCTGTCTTTGCCGGTGCGCTCTTTCCCTTTTTATTCATCACCATCGCCTGTGGGACGATCAGCGGTTTTCACGCCTTGATTTCTTCAGGCACCACGCCTAAGATCATCGCCAAAGAAAGCCATGCCCGTTTGGTGGGCTATGGCTCTATGCTCATGGAATCTGTGGTCGCTTTAATGGCGCTGTTGATGGCGGGCATTTTACACCCGGGGCTGTATTTTGCGATCAACGCCCCCCAAAGTGCGCTAGGCACGGACATCGCCACAGCTGTGCAGGCCATCAATTCTTGGGGCTTTAAAATCACACCCCAAGAGATTACAGACATCACGAAACACATAGGCGAGCAGAGCATTTTAAGCCGCACGGGGGGCGCGCCCACTTTTGCCATCGGACTTAGTTTACTCGTGTATAAGGTCGTGGGGCACCCTAGCGTGATGGCGTTTTGGTACCACTTTGCGATCCTCTTTGAAGCTTTGTTCATTTTAACCGCCGTGGATGCAGGCACCCGCACCGCCCGTTTCATGATCCAAGACATCTTAGGGCATGTCTATCAACCCCTTGGCAACACCAATTCCTACGCGGCTGGCATTGTGGCAACTTTATTGGCGGTCGGGTTTTGGGGGTATTTCTTGTATCAGGGCACGATCGATCCTAAAGGGGGGATTTACACTTTATGGCCGCTCTTTGGCGTGAGTAACCAAATGCTCGCCGGCATGGCGCTCTTGCTTGGCACCACGGTTTTATTTAAAATGGGACGCTTTAGACACGCTTTGGTGAGCGCGATCCCGGCGTTTTTTATTTTATCCATCACCTTTTACAGCGGGGTTTTAAAGGTACTGCCTAAAGGCGCAGACCCTATTTTAAACAAAGTGTCGCATGTCGCCACCGCCCAAATTTTAAGCGAAAAACTCGCCCACGCCACAGACCCTAAGCAAATAAGCCTGCTCAAGCAAGCCATCTTTAACCACAGCATCGATGCCATGCTTTGCGTGTTTTTCATGCTTGTGGCGTTTTTTGTGTTGGTGGCGAGTGTGCGTATTTGTGTGCGTGCCTACAAGGGGCAGGTACAACCGCCTTTAGCCGAAAGCGCGTTTGTGGCTGTGTCTTAA